ATTAACACTCTTAGAACCAATTTTAACCATTTACATTCGGTCATGTATTGACAGGCCATTCAAAAGATCACTCAACAAAGCCAGAAATTGTTCCCGTTCTTTCacaatgaaaatgaataagaagaaaaagaatacatTTTACCTCGCGATCAAGAGTCTTCAACAGGTTCGTAATGTATATTCTAATCTATCTTGAGTTAGGGAAAGATTAATAACGAGTAAGATCACATCAGTAACCAATTATAGTGGGTACCTTTAGCCTTATTAGTCAAGAAACAGTACAAACACAAGGTCATCGAGTAGTGGCCAAGACTTGGAAAGTGGCAAAAACAAATGCCCATGATTGCCTACATGGCTCATAAGTATGGCCACCGACATTGGCTTTCTTAGTTTTTGATTAAATTGAGGGGCAGGCGTAATTAAGTAGAGAATTAGATTTTTCTTACAAAAACGTGATAAAGACGGATCACTGATGACGGATGAGAAAAGATTTTCATAGAAGAACACATCATTTAATAGTAGAATTGCATACTTTGAGTAAAGGGTTGTGACTTGTGATTGCCATGAGAAATTGATAATAGTTCGACCATATTTCATGCCCGTGCAGAAGTTAAGTTTCAGAAGCTTATGGCACCCATTTCTCACTTTAACAGCTAAAGTGAGGTCAGTGAGGTAGACATGCCAAGACTTCTAATTTGTCTAGTGCATAATTTGATTGCTAACCTCACTTTAAGATCGTATTAAAGTCATGAAATCCCACGAAATAGACAATTGGGCGGTTGCGCGTGCATTATGTGTCTGTCTAATCAGTCTAATGACTCTAATCTATGTGTCTACTGTCTAAGCATGTTTATAAACAGTTGCCATTAGTTGTCATTCGTAGATACTTTGATTATAAACATTATATAGCCAATAATTAGGAGATCAAACTTGGATTTGTGGAATCAGAAATGAGGGATGAGACAGGCAGGTGCTGCCTGCAGCTTCACCGCTGCGAAGAGGCCCACAGGGTTTCTCACTTTCTCAGTCCGGCAAAAATAAGTTTGTTCTTGGCGACCTCGCTCTTGAAGAGCAACGATTATAGAGTTACCTGCACCAGTGCCCTTTGTAGGCTGATGGTGAAGGCATCAATTTTTCTGTACAAGAGACCATGTACATTGTACAATACACAACTTTGTGTATATGCAACAGCAATATGTACTCAAAGCGATAGGTCTGAATCCTTGTGTATATACCATATTGAGCTTCTAAAATGACTGTTGATCACTTTCAAagaattacatactttttcaAATGTCGAATGAGAATTGTAAAAGAATTTAACCTATAAAGTTAAAAGTTACATAACATCTTATAAGCCCCGCGGGAAATGTCTGCCGCAACAAAAAAATTCACACAGCTAAGCTCCGGGCTTGAAGAGCTCCATTTAGGCATTCCACAGCAGCATCATAATTCAAGAAGCCCATGAACCAAAACTCATGGTTATCAACTGAGATAACCTGTATGTACTTTTCGGCAGGATTGGATCTGCTTGATGAAGGATTGACTGCTTTCAACTGATGTAGAGGTATAACCACCTATCAATATGGAGATTATAAGGAAACAAGTCAAAGCCAAAATCTGAAACCACAAATAGAAAGAATAAATAGAAATTAATGTCAGTGTAATTTGATAAGCCAAAGAACCCTCTGAGGTAGAATACAATGTCGGTAAATTTATGCAAATAGGGTAATAGAACACATTCAACACAATGCTAATTGAAATTAACGATCAGCATCTAAAGGATGCCaatgttattctcaaaagttATTCTTCAAGTATATCAATATGATTGAGGAATGACCAGCGGCCTTGTGCTACATTTCTAACCTATTATCGTCAAGAAGCCCCATCTATGACAGGAAGATAAAGAAGAGTACAGCAAGCTTCAtaatcattatcaatcaaacgTTCAGTCAGCCTACCCATACACTGAAACTTCCAATATGATGTGCAAAGTGGAGATTTACATTTTCCATACCAAAGGAAAAAAAGTATTTCAGAACAAAATTTTCCCAAAGTACTGATTTTAATGCCAAGAGACTCACAAGTAAGCCTGTCCAGAACTTTCAACAAGATTCAGTAGTAATACAAATCACAAATCCAATGAAAATCACAAATCCAATGAAAATCACAAATCCAATGAAAATAACGAATAAGTATACAAAGGACAAAACATCAAACTCGAAGTCCTAgatccaaaaagaaaaacaaatttcaaattttcacttTCACGTATAAATTTAAGAAATTCTTTTTTTCATGCACTTGATCTAGCAAACTGTATGCTCCTCCCTCAAGATTGACACTGGTCTCATCTTTtaaggaagaaaagaaagttgaTCAAGCACCAAAAATAGCCAGACTGAAGCTGTACAAGCCCATCAAATTTTAACACGAGATTAACCCCATGATGAAAACATGAGgttgaaaaaggaaagaaaacttGTCATTATTGAGCAGCTCAAAAACTGTTGAGTCTCAACTCTCAACTATATGGTGCATCACTGTATCATTTTAGGCCCCGTTCCTTGTTTGGAAATTAGATTTGTTAATAGTAATCAGAATAGTACCACGGactaagagaaaaaaaattaaaataatctTCGAGTATGGGCACAGACTTCACAACCAACTAGTGTCTTGTACTCATGGTTGCTATTTGTTCAACAaattatgataaaaaaaaataacaaacccAAAATGTATCCTAAAACTAGTTTTTGAGTCACAAAGTTACTTTTTGGCAATGAGTCTGAAAGAGTTGTGTAAACAAAATTCcaatcaatgaacaatcaTGCAGTACACAGGAGAAATGAGTATAACACAATCTCTTCTCTTCCCATATATAACACTTGAGATGTAGCAACATATAACATTATCGATCAAACGTTCAGTCAGCCTccccaaaagaaaaatgataacTATGCATGCCAATATCGCGTGTTGTAGTCCTATCACTGCCAAACTTTATGTACCCTAACTAATAGAAAACGAATAGTAACCATTCAATTGGAAGAAAGATGAATGTGTTGCATATCCTGACTCTTTGACTCGATCAGTTTTTAGTACAATAATAATGCAGGTACaaaatcatgcaattaggcatcagttgaagattcattgCAATTCCATAGTGGAAATTTATTGAAAACACACAACAGTAAATTCACGAGAAATCTAACCTTATAATAACTCCATTGAGTTTGGTTATCAGCCTGGTAGGATATGGGATTATCACTACAATAAGAAATCTTTGCAGAAGATGCATACAGAACTCCCATAACCGGACCTGCTGACGTAGACAAGTAACACGCAAATGAATTCTGAAGCTGCTCCTCAGGAGTTGTCTCGAAGGTTGATCGAAAGATCTTCTCGTAACCACCTTCCGCTAGAACCTTTGTTCCTTGCGCAATTCTTCCCATCGCAGCATCAGCAAAGCTAGGGCTTGTCTTAACTATTTTAAAACACATAAAAGGAGTCATCAGATGCTTCCTCCAACACAACCATGATATCTTTACCATTATAATGAACAAAATGCATAATGTACGAATGCGAACagcttcatttcatatatagaCCAATCTTTTGCACAGGAAGTGATCAAATAATCCTAACTCTGCGAAATCGATTAACCAGTGGCCAATCATTCTATCTAAGGCAAACACCCTTcaatacgagaaatgaaagaaaagcaCGCCGGAACTCACAGTGCTGCCACGTGTTTCCGGCGAGATCCTCAGCCTTCTTGGTGGCTTCCCCCACCGCACTTCTCCATCTCCCGAATACACTCCGTACAGTGTCCACCGAATCTGATCAAAACCAATACTCATAAATACGTACACGTACGCCAAAAATATACGAACGCCAAATACGTAGACGCATACCTTTCAACGAGAAAGCGGGGGTCAACGCCGGAGACTGACCGGAGAAAGCGCCGGATCGCTGGTACGAATCGGAGGAGGCGTAGCTGGTATTGTTGGAGCTGGACTGCGTGACGAGCTCGGGGCTCCAGTGGACCGATCTCTTGGCGGCCGGATCCGGCTGAGGCTGCGGCGGAGACTCCGACGGCTCCATGAAGAAGCTGGCCCAGTTTTTGTCCCCGTTCTGCGCATCGGCGGCGGGCTTGGGATTCGGGTCCTGAGTCTTGCTCGGAAGCTGCGGCTTGTCGGTGATCTTGGGGGAGTCCATGTGGtggtggcggcgcgtggccTTTAGGTTAGTTTTGGGGGGTTGTGGTGAATTGGAGTGAGGGAAATTGGAGAGGGGTGGAAGAGAAAGAAGGGAATAGCGAGAAGcgcggtggtggtggtgcttTACTTGGCATATGGGGATTCATCttcatctctctcttttctagCGTTAATTTTCCCGCTATTAACTGCTTTTGTTTTGGGCCTCGTTTGGGCTTTGGGTCAAACTTTGAATCGGCCCACAATGTGATTTCCCATATAACAATTCAAAGTatgggtgggcataaaaaacggaaatcccgatctcgtcccgaaattcatagggacgggatgggacggaggtctaaaaacgttcgtcccgtcccgatcccgtcccgtttcataatattGGGATGaaacgtgggacgaataatttctatcccgcttcgtcatgtcccacctttaataaaaacttaaaaattcttatatatttgtatcaaaatgaaactaatttatcttcttaataactctcaaattatatcaactcaaataataatggtaaattataatattttaaacataatatgtatttttttgttaaaatttcattattgaatgttactttattaatgaaaaagtaaaaacataggtttttatttaacttcatatgaAGGTGTGATTTGTCTTGATCTCATCCCGTCCCAACCgagattaatcccgagtgtgatgcattattaaaaatcatcgtcccgtcccgattcaaaataatgggacgggacgtgggatgagccccgtcccgttcCATTCCGTCccatgcccacccctaattcAAAGCTTGAGAACCGAGAGGGAGTGAAAGGATCTTTTATAAAATTTGTTTTCCTAGGGACAGTGCAGGGTAGGATCCGACTGTTCGAGTGGCATATTCCGTCCTTTTTTAGGTGATATATGTCATCCTTACATCGGACTTTTTGTTTGGATGTAGTAAGGATTTGCGCTGCGTATCTCCATTGCATAATTCGATGCATGAAATATAGTGGTTTTAACAAGAATCGATTATTGAATCGACCGCTCTGGTTAATTCTGTCAGTTGACTAACTCATCATAAGAAAATTGTATTTCCGTTTGTTGAATGTTGTGCTCCGATGTAGGTTGCTTAATGGATACGTGAGGCGTTAGCTGCATGAGAACAATCAACTATCATCGAGTTCAGTAGATAATCGATCTGCTTATATaacataaaatttgaaaaaggtCTCGAATTCAATCTCTTAATTTTCCtagttaatttatttttggaaAAGAATAATAGTCACAAAGTAATGGGAAGCTgctattcttttctttcttgtgttCACTTGTAAATTCTGCCCAACCACTTGATGAAATCCATATGCCCAAGTTTGTTAATCCAAATGAGCTTTTGTCTTCATCTTTTGAAACGAAAAATTGAActttctttaaattattttgatCATGACATATGAAAGTGCAATTTAGGAAGCTTTATACACATGCACTTGCTTACTCAATCCTCAACTTTTTCTCCAACTTTATTCTAAACTTTCTCTACTGTATAAATTTTTAGAACAAAATGAGAGAAATAACAAGACACAATTGCCGGTCGCTCTCATTTACAGAGAGACTTATGGATGACGAGTCTTAAATAGAACGACTTGGCATTTGTTCATACACTAAACAAACACttctcaaaaaaagaaaaaaaacaaacactaAACAAGCATATATTCCATGCATCTATCGAACGATCAGCGGCTCATTCTGTTTCAACAAATTTGGCTATGCAAAAAgcttaaacatatatattcagTTCAATTAACGAATGACTCTCCCATCTGTTACTACAAGTCTTTCGACTCGAATCTTGcttcaatgaaaaaaaaattatatacgaAGTTATGAGAAATATCGATACTGTTCCAACTATTAGTATGAAATTTCGGAAAGAAATTGGTCTCCAAATATTTTTGATTAAGAAAGCAGCCATCACCCCATCATACAGTTGCTTTCAATCAGATTGCATTACAGTTAAAGAGaatcaaacaaattaaatcCTCCAAATCTAGCtaaatcatatataattatatccaATACGGAGGCACGCAGTGTGTCTCTACCATCAACATTTTCTCAGGCTGTCCTTCTGAAAATTGTTGAATGGAAGCAAATCAAATTATAGTACCATAATTTTGTTGAATGGAAGCAAATCAAATTATAGTATATTATGGTATATAATATACTATACCATTAGCCAAAGAACAGGGATTACTGATACGCTATAAACCtaaagagaagaaaacaaaaagctTCAATGTATATCTTCTATATACGTACTTTTTTTATTAACTCGATATACATACGCATATTGTTAGAACTAGTTGACAAGAAGAATGCAACTTAGATCTCCGGGTTTTGGCGATGAAGGTAAGCTGTTCTTGTGAGGTCCTATATTGCAGTAATGGACTTATATGCGACTAATTAAAGCTTACCATGCAACTTGGTTatttcaaaaaaagaagattgTTGAATTCACAACTATACAGATAAATCTATAGAAATATTAGTACTGAAAAAACTTTCTTGAAGCGATAGCATTCTAGCCTGTTAGTTTTAATTTGTGTCACCAGCTACCAGCTAGCTCAGGAAACCTCAGATTCCTTTTCTGTATGATGTGATGAATTGTGTGattacatttatttgttgGCATTCGGTTGTTGTTTGTGTAAATGTGTAATCGTGGTTGAGCTCGAGGTGATGATTTCTCTAGGCTTTGGTAGATACCGTAGATTATCTGACTAATAGCACTACTGGAGATAAGTGACTTTGATTACTCTGGGACGTCAGGGATGGTGACAAAAGAAACATTCACACTTGACTATCAAGCTTCGTTACACACTTGATTGGAATGAGTTAACGTTATCGGTAACATATATAGCCATATAGGTGACCTAAAGTTTCTTTTGTGTAAGTAGGGTGACCTAAAAGGAGGCCTTctttctaaaaaataaaataaaataattaaattaaattaaaaggTTTCCCTTGCCTCTGATTGTACATTTCTTTTCGTCTCTTGTACATTCATATTATCACCTCTTAACATTATTTCTTTTTAAGTAACTACTAGGGTTTCAATAATGTAAAAAAAGAAGTCATAATAGCTCATTCCATACCATTATGCCATTCTCCATAAACAGGTAAGAAGTTGTGATAGTCCATAAGTAATATTGAACAATTCATTttatgttgaaggaaaaacgcTAGTGCATTTGTTAAAGTAACTGACagaatgagttaatgacggTTAACCGACGTAACGGGTCAATCAGTAATTATGTAGTATTAATTATTATTGTATTACTATTTAAATCTATTAATTCTAATTCTATATAAAATGAGATTATCAATGAAATAAAGAGACTAATTCTATTTATTCTAGAACATTTTAATCTATTTACCTCACTTTTTAAGTGAGCCTATATCGAGCATAGTAAGTAGATTAGACCGGATCGAAACCATGTGCTTACCAATACCAAAAAATTATACAGACCATAGTTTAGAACGGTTCTTAGTGGAAGCAGGAGGGGGTACTACTGATTCCAAAATCCCTGTTTAGGAGTCCAATCATGACTAAATGAAAAGGTCAGAGTCTGTCATTGTTTTTGGAGGTTATCGTTTGAAAAGAATATCTCAACCAAAAACCAGTTTGGAATGTTCTCTTGGAAGCGGATTGTATACACCCACGAGTACCAACACCGGCCAATCTCAACCGTACATTCTAACACGTGGATTTGTTCTTTTAgttgggcgtttgtttctcgTTAGGTCTTTGTTACTAGGCGAGTGAGAAGGAGAAGAATTGCGTCTCTTTATTCAAGGCGGAGACTGGAGACAAAAGGCAATGACCATTAATGGAGGGATTTAATGGAGAGACCGAGAGACTAAcatgagataaaaaaaatgtagaGAGCTGGATGTTGTTGAATGGTGAATCAGTGATTATGGTCTTTTGTGGTTTTGTTGTATGGAGTTGGATGAATGTGAATCATATTATATGATTGATCTGAGTGGTTCTCCTCGTGTTTTTTTCTCACTTTATCCCCTAAAACCCAGTTTTATAGTCTCTTTCCAGATTTGCTTGACGagtttcaaattcaaaagatggTTCATAGATTTTCAATTACAAAAGGAGATTTGATTCTCCGATCTCACTATTGATGCATATTGCATTAAATTCATTCCATATTGATCTATCTTTGAAATGGAATTTCTTTGATATTTGGGTTTGAATCCCAAATCGGGTTCGAAGTTTTGGGTTTAAATCTCCAATCGGTTTCTCCATGTTTGATGTTGTAAGAACACAAATTAGCTTATGGTTTTCGGGTTCTGATTTGATCACAGAGAAAGAGACTAAGCAGAGAGGAAGAAGGGCTTCGCGTGGTTTGCTCTGTAGGTGGGTCTGCAAACGACGCGTGATTTGCACGCTCTGTTAGATTTTGACAGTGCCCATACTCTAGCGGTGTGTGGAATAGACTCTCTGTTCTCTTTTATGCTGGCCTATTGGACTATTTCTCAGGAACACAAACAGATCATATATCGATCCCTGATCAATATTCACAGCCATTATCTCGATcttctttttcaaaaaaaaaaaaaaaagatagaacTATCTTCTTACCAACAATCAATCATTGAATCATGTAGTGGTGCACATGAAACCATCTCTTTCGCCAGCTCCTGCCAGCTCCTATGCTCATCATACAAACATGTATTATGTATACATGTGTGCAAGTTACTAATAAACTAAGCATGACACACCAaacaagtaaaataaaaccaaaTCAATTCCACTAATGTTCCTATTAAACGATCCAATACAACTATCATTAGCTAATTGGTGCTGGTTCATGATAGAATGAGGTGTTACATGAGCGCGTGAAAGCTGGTGAGTCACCGGCCGGATACATCACAACCCCCTCCGGTGATATGTTGACGTTTTCTATTCCCTCTAAAATTAGACTCCATTatcatattttattatttcacTAAACCTGTTAACAAGGTAGTAGTGTCAcagttatttattttaataattcaCGTGCAAGGGAAATTCGGAgttcaactcttgtgatcgtaGAACAATTGTTCTGTGAtaatacaaataaaaatacGTCATATGAGAAAAAATCATTCCCATGACTGATTCAACAGATCATAATGTATTTTGCTATTTTTATGAAGTgtagaaaaattattatacgTACCCGGTACATAGTCTACGTTATTTAATGATATTAATctattttttactgtgtttgTTTTTAACTAGTTACTAGTATCTAAataatctttttctttttcaccaAATGATGCTTATCACACCATAGAATAATATAATTGGTTGTAtacaccacatgacagtgTCACGTGGTGCTCTAggtacacataataattactcatGAAGTGTATACCTACAAGACAGAAAAAAGCGTGTTGAGATATCCAAAACGACGGAAGATGTATAGGAGGTGCTTTGTTAAAAATCTGAACATGCACAACTAATACTTGATTGACTGTTTTCAACTTAGGGTGACAATATTATGCATCGGGTAGGGTATTCACGGGTATTCAACCCTAATGGGGCTGTGTAATGGGTAAAAACAGGGAACGGGTATGAGGATCCCctatattcaaaatatggaATCGGGTAACGGGCGGAGATAGTATTTTgatcctcatcctcatccccaccaaataagaaaaaaaaaatatatatattatatatgtttcaatattatataattaattaatattgatgtaaataaaaactttttacagttattattttatttttaattagatTTGTATTGGTTTAAGTTGGactaatataaaaaaaaaactaatttcatCATGATATCtagttttcattttagatttttacGTTTTTCTATActtcatataaatttttatatgatatAACAAAATATCATTAATGGGTATTAGGACATGTATGAGAAACGGACTCCCAACAGGTATGAGGACAATGAATACTCATTATTTtctaacaaaaattaaaacagGTATATAGACGTAATTAAaattaagtatatatataatatttcgATTCCATGACCCTACGCCTATTGCCGTCTTTATTCCAACTGCAGCAACGTTTGCGCGTCTAACTCTTCAGCCAATTTTCCATCGAATAGTCAAAGGACGACAATACGACAATTAAAATTTGTAAGCCGATGAAATTTTTTAAGTTCTGTTGgttgaaaacttgaaatgAACATTAGAACATGTTAGTTGTTTTCCACTTTTCCATTTGCAACGGTAACCTCATTATTAATAAACTCATCATCTCTCCTCCCCAAAATATCTAATCTCACACAACGGCTAATGACACAGAACTAAACAATACACCTAATGGGGATCTAACAAAAGTGTCTCTTCACCCGAGCAACAGTAATTTCATGCATGTGATGGCATCTTAACTGTGGCTGATAAGACTTATTGTTACGGTCATAATTAGTACTTAATTACAGATGTAGCAGTGAACTCGATCGATCACCCTTTGATTCCAACTAAAACAGAAATATATGTTAAGAatataaatttcaatttttaatataCGTCTACACCCAAAATAGGATCACCATGCACGAACGCATTTactcttttacaaaattagcAATGTGTACCATTTGAAGTACATTTGGTATGATATTTTCATCTATTAAGTCCAAATTGCATCGACACTCATCTAATTGTAGGGATGCTTCATCTATGCTAATAAACAACCACAACAAGCTAGGTGCGCTACACAATTGTTACATTTCCGATCCGAAAACGACATTTGATTTTCAACTAGAACGATTCAACTTTGGGTACAAGTATAAACGCAATACATCCATAccaaaaatattcaaactttattactgtacgtaaacgCTTAACGTAATGGCAATGACAGAGCCACATTTAGTCGATACAGTAAATTAAAGAAATCGACAACGACGACGGAAGGTCACATACGAAAACGATTAAAGGGTCATTCCCGTAAACATACACCGACCACTCTTGTAGTTGTTGAAAAAGGGATTGCCACTTCCAGTCTGTCAAATGCTAAGCTCCCCCctaaatacatatattatatttccAATAAGGTCCCCAACATTTTATATTCCGCCGATTCCGCAAATGCCCCACTCCATGGTCGAAAGAGACATTTCACTCACCATGCATGTGCCAGGTTACCAAAACCCTAATTACCTTAGAAACTCGATTGGACACGCGTCGGATCCTGGACTCTCACGTCTGGTGGTTCCCGCCGTAGGCGATAAGTCTGACCGATTATTCTCACCGCCTCTCGCTGGCTTAATCATCTGTATCAGGCAATTACGTATTAGTTTAAGTTTCTATGCATATGAACATGTAAATTATGTAACAGTGTGttgggtatatatatatataatatatctatctGTTCCAGCATTATTGAAAATCCTAAGCATTGTCCCTCCACTTTCTCCCAGCCCTTTTATATTCTCCTCTCCTTTTGAAACCCTCCCTCACTCACTCCCAAaccctcttcatcttctctctgttttctttcttctctgtTTCAGAACCTCTCCATtttcagaagaagaggaagaagaagatgggtTACCTCAGAATTCAAGTGTTCGTGATCTTGGGTCTGTTGGCCACCTCGTGTTTGGCTCAGTCACCCGCAGCAGCACCCAAGCTCGCACCCACCGCCGCTCCCACCACCTCACCACCCACAGCCACACCGGCCCCGGCACCCACCACCGCCGCACCTGCACCCAGTGTAGTTACACCCTCACCAGCACCCACCTCTCCTACTATTGCAGCCACACCTGAGTCTTCACCAACCTCATCGCCACCTTCACCCATCGCAGCCGCACCAGAGGGACCCGCAGCCGAGCCGGCGTCTGACGTTCCCAGCGGCGCGTACGTTCCACGTGGGTGGGCAGCTGTTGCTGGAACCGCTTTGGTCGGGTGCTTCTTCGCCGTCGTGTTGGCCTAGATTTCGTTCTTTCGTACACGTGGTGGTCGGTCGTCGATCGGATCTGGACTTTGACGGAAGGATGAGATCTATTCacccttttttttcattaatttgTCGCTGTTTCTTTAATTGATGTTTTAATTTGCTGTTGTTATTTTTGTTCATTCTATATGTTTGAGGTTTGACTTATGGTGGGATttgagatgatgatgattagtGTTAATTATTTCGGTGATTCATTTGTTTCGGAGAGGAGTCGGACACGAGCACACCCACCATTTGTAGAGTTGAGTCGTCTGATGTAAATCGTATAGTTTGAATAATAAAATAGTTTGCCATTCTTTTTCCTGATGAGCTTCTCAAGTTTTGATGTTGGTTTCGTTCTCCCGTTCTAATCTTTATACTGTGACTTTTGAAGGCTCTAGTTTGAATAAATGAATCATTTTTATTTAGAATGTgacattggaaaaaaaaactctttttctttcatcagAGATACGTAATATTGGAATGTGACACAATAAACTCAGAATGTGACCGAAAATAAGAAGTTCATCAGGTTTAGATCTCGAATATTTTCTcactttgaaaaaaaaatctcctttgtttcaattgaatttccAAAGAGGACAGATTGAAGGGAAAATGTAGCCTTCATTTTCTTCAGTTTGGTACCACTGCTTTTGACAAAGTTTAAAGCATCTGTTCTTTTTTCTCTACATGATAAATATGGTGAATGCAACAACCTAATTTTATATCCGAACTTTCGTTGTTTAGGTAAATGATCAGTGTACAATGTTCACTTTCAATTCCTTGATGTTGACATGGGCAATTTTAGAGTCACCACCACTTTCTGAGTGCTCCATGACACTTTTCTACTTGTGATTCCATGGAAAAATTTTCACCGTCGAGTAATCCCCAGTTAAAAATTGACTTTCTCTCTAAGTAACCATGTGCAAAGAAACCACAATGATACGAACTTAATGCATTTGAAATGattaataaacaaataaacataTGAAATGCACTTGAAATGATTAATGAAAGTATTAAACAACGATTATACACaggcatataattaaattaactgTAGAGAATAAAAAAATGTAGATTGTGGAAATTGGAAATTGGCAATTTTACAGTAATTTTTCTTATTATGTGTATTCATAACTAGCAGTACTAGTCTCTCCTCTGTATATGAGTCATGAATTCAACTCACAACACAGCATTATATGAGTTGATTGGGTTCTTTGTTAGATAAGAAAAAGATGTATTAATAACTAATGACGATGCTACAAATAGGCATTTTGTACTTGAATGTGTTGCGCGATGTGATGAAAGCAAAGACGAAGTTAACGAGTACACAATGCGAGGATGCTTCCGTTGTGGTCCTTGTGGACATGGAGATGCTCCTCTGCAATCAAGATTCCTCATTTACGTTTTCCATGGGCCATGAAATTGCTAAGCTTTGTCATCCATTTTCATCGGAATGTTTCTTCGGTGGGTCACTGGAATGAGATGAAATACGCAAACCAGCAGTGGTGGAACTAGAAGCATTTCATTGTGGGGGCTAAATATTAAATTcata
This genomic interval from Argentina anserina chromosome 1, drPotAnse1.1, whole genome shotgun sequence contains the following:
- the LOC126804997 gene encoding GLABRA2 expression modulator; this encodes MDSPKITDKPQLPSKTQDPNPKPAADAQNGDKNWASFFMEPSESPPQPQPDPAAKRSVHWSPELVTQSSSNNTSYASSDSYQRSGAFSGQSPALTPAFSLKDSVDTVRSVFGRWRSAVGEATKKAEDLAGNTWQHFKTSPSFADAAMGRIAQGTKVLAEGGYEKIFRSTFETTPEEQLQNSFACYLSTSAGPVMGVLYASSAKISYCSDNPISYQADNQTQWSYYKVVIPLHQLKAVNPSSSRSNPAEKYIQVISVDNHEFWFMGFLNYDAAVECLNGALQARSLAV
- the LOC126801823 gene encoding classical arabinogalactan protein 4-like gives rise to the protein MPHSMVERDISLTMHVPEPLHFQKKRKKKMGYLRIQVFVILGLLATSCLAQSPAAAPKLAPTAAPTTSPPTATPAPAPTTAAPAPSVVTPSPAPTSPTIAATPESSPTSSPPSPIAAAPEGPAAEPASDVPSGAYVPRGWAAVAGTALVGCFFAVVLA